One region of Culex pipiens pallens isolate TS chromosome 2, TS_CPP_V2, whole genome shotgun sequence genomic DNA includes:
- the LOC120422865 gene encoding GATOR complex protein Wdr59 isoform X1: MLASFPDSRFVGGPTLNTPAAAAAIGTDSTGCPARRSAWVREYRDLQANVMSVDWTGSWILLAGRRQLALQSIRDYEMEGEGGSPAGGLSKFPRPWKYEVSAAEWAICQNSQEYCAIATSQTIEVVTWKSGQPTIKHSLRAHTRMITDIDWHSKVPHLLASCSIDTYTHLWDLRDPRKPVLSLNAVCMSGASQVGFNRVSGNLVATAHDGDLRIWDQRKGSCPIQYITAHLSRIHGINWSHDHETSLSTASQDGTVKYFDINNPRRAEKIITTSCPVWRARYTPFADGLVTISVPHQGRGEHSLLMWNNSKQDSPICSLTGHTDVVLDFAWRRNSLSVDPELITWSRDQTIRIWRIDEDIRKLCERYPPEDDDGLIIEEGTSLSKVSSGASMKSPTREKQPSVSLQHEFSLLNPNIPHIDIEVLDPVKRTATVRISVSGYVVMLQVNFPQQYPNNGIGPEFTYCQGTSLDDQLSITLMKTLRMTASQRVKKGRTCLEQCLRALVTQLKKSTTSGDKHMRLQSPRLEGALSSALHDACVPFPKTSGARFSQVGILVTFSRPLNTKRISLKHQNTTPRALSAISGGYLGNVMGSQPILYAHRDPSVSSFYLHDRKSSRNRGSTPKVCVATVNVYDIAKILYVSRELAENYIINTSDVAGMCRHNREVAERCGGRPDLVQCWSLAEMIAAPATSTVVAADFDTDDDMLCAQNPFAKSLLESLINHFARIYDIQTAAMLCCAFGRHCPSLYELSRSSSSSSKSVNQSHLLSGLRKIKPSGSPYHTILPVDNTNNSNAVWTLAQQLKHLRSNSWSDSLDDCRIAGLGDINRSLLGDTNRYQYDNFKRAYAEMLYRWGLLVTRTKVLKYLSHYVDPPRCVEFVTECQHCCRIGSPACSSCRKPVLYCTLCRLPVRGAANACLNCGHGGHTEHMRIWFEKHDECATGCGCHCLRQSSALCNLN; encoded by the exons ATGCTCGCCTCTTTTCCGGATTCCCGCTTCGTGGGTGGTCCCACGCTCAACAcccccgccgccgccgccgccatcgGAACCGACTCCACCGGATGTCCTGCTCGACGGAGTGCTTGGGTACGCGAGTACCGCGACCTGCAGGCCAACGTCATGTCCGTCGACTGGACGGGCTCGTGGATATTGCTTGCCGGGAGGCGTCAGCTTGCGCTGCAATCGATCCGGGACTACGAGATGGAGGGTGAGGGCGGGAGTCCTGCCGGTGGGTTGAGTAAGTTCCCGCGGCCGTGGAAGTACGAGGTCAGTGCGGCGGAGTGGGCGATTTGTCAGAACAGTCAGGAGTACTGTGCGATCGCGACGAGTCAGACGATCGAGGTGGTGACCTGGAAGTCGGGTCAGCCGACGATTAAGCACTCGTTGAGGGCGCACACGCGGATGATTACGGACATTGATTGGCACTCGAAGGTTCCGCACCTGTTGGCGAGTTGCTCGATCGATACGTATACGCATCTGTGGGATTTGCGGGATCCGCGAAAGCCGGTTCTGTCGTTGAACGCGGTTTGCATGTCCGGAGCGAGTCAGGTTGGGTTTAATCGGGTTTCTGGGAACTTGGTGGCGACGGCTCATGATGGGGATTTGAGGATTTGGGACCAGCGGAAGGGTTCTTGTCCGATACAGTACATTACGGCGCACTTGTCACGGATTCATGGGATAAACTGGAGTCACGATCATGAGACGAGTTTGTCGACGGCGAGTCAGGATGGGACGGTCAAGTACTTTGACATAAATAACCCGAGAAGGGCGGAGAAGATCATCACGACTTCGTGTCCGGTGTGGCGAGCTCGTTACACGCCGTTTGCCGATGGGTTGGTCACGATCAGCGTGCCTCACCAGGGTCGTGGAGAGCACAGTCTGCTGATGTGGAACAACTCCAAGCAGGATTCTCCGATCTGCTCCCTTACGGGTCACACTGACGTAGTGTTGGACTTTGCCTGGCGAAGAAATAGCCTCAGCGTAGATCCGGAGCTAATCACGTGGTCTCGCGATCAAACAATCCGCATCTGGCGAATCGATGAAGATATCCGGAAGCTCTGCGAACGCTATCCTCCGGAAGATGACGACGGACTCATAATTGAGGAAGGGACTTCATTATCTAAAGTCAGCTCGGGCGCCAGCATGAAGAGTCCAACTCGCGAGAAGCAACCGTCGGTATCGCTGCAGCACGAGTTCTCTCTGCTCAACCCGAACATCCCTCACATAGACATCGAGGTGTTGGATCCGGTCAAGCGAACCGCCACAGTGAGGATCTCCGTCAGCGGGTACGTAGTCATGCTGCAGGTCAACTTTCCGCAGCAATACCCGAACAACGGCATCGGTCCGGAGTTCACCTACTGCCAGGGAACCTCGCTGGATGATCAGCTTTCGATCACCCTAATGAAGACTCTCCGGATGACCGCTAGTCAACGTGTAAAGAAAGGTCGCACCTGCCTCGAGCAATGCCTGCGAGCTCTGGTAACCCAACTCAAGAAATCCACCACCAGCGGAGACAAGCATATGCGACTACAGTCACCTCGCCTCGAAGGAGCCCTCAGCAGTGCTCTACACGACGCTTGCGTTCCTTTCCCGAAAACTTCCGGCGCTCGCTTCAGTCAGGTTGGCATCCTGGTCACCTTCTCTCGACCCCTCAACACCAAACGAATCAGCTTGAAGCACCAAAATACCACTCCAAGAGCGCTGTCCGCGATCAGCGGAGGCTACCTCGGCAACGTAATGGGCTCGCAACCGATTCTGTACGCCCACCGGGATCCTAGCGTGTCCTCGTTCTATCTACACGATCGG AAATCCTCCCGCAACCGGGGCTCCACCCCGAAAGTGTGCGTCGCCACCGTCAACGTGTACGACATCGCCAAGATCCTGTACGTGAGCCGCGAGCTGGCCGAGAACTACATCATCAACACGTCGGACGTTGCGGGCATGTGTCGGCACAACCGCGAGGTCGCGGAACGCTGCGGCGGCCGGCCCGACCTCGTCCAGTGCTGGTCGCTGGCGGAGATGATTGCGGCGCCCGCGACCTCCACGGTGGTGGCCGCCGACTTCGATACCGACGACGATATGCTGTGCGCGCAGAACCCGTTCGCCAAGAGTTTGCTCGAGTCGCT CATCAACCACTTTGCCCGGATCTACGACATCCAGACGGCGGCGATGCTGTGCTGTGCGTTTGGCCGGCACTGTCCCTCGCTGTACGAGCTGTCGCGCAGTTCCAGCTCCAGCAGCAAGTCCGTGAACCAGAGC CACTTACTAAGTGGTCTGCGCAAAATCAAG CCAAGTGGTTCCCCGTACCACACGATCCTCCCGGTGGACAACACCAACAACTCGAACGCCGTCTGGACCCTGGCCCAGCAGCTCAAGCACCTCCGCAGCAACTCCTGGTCCGACTCGCTGGACGACTGCCGAATCGCCGGCCTCGGAGACATCAACCGCAGCCTGCTCGGCGACACCAATCGCTACCAGTACGACAACTTCAAGCGGGCGTACGCCGAAATGCTGTACCGCTGGGGTCTCCTGGTGACGCGCACCAAGGTCCTCAAGTACCTGTCGCACTACGTAGATCCACCGCGCTGTGTGGAGTTCGTGACGGAGTGTCAGCACTGCTGCCGGATCGGATCGCCCGCTTGCTCCAGCTGCCGCAAACCGGTCCTGTATTGTACGCTTTGTAGATTGCCGGTGCGAGGGGCGGCCAACGCGTGCCTGAACTGTGGCCACGGAGGACACACCGAGCACATGCGGATATGGTTCGAAAAGCACGACGAGTGTGCCACCGGATGTGGGTGCCACTGTCTGAGGCAGAGTTCGGCGTTGTGCAATTTGAATTAG
- the LOC120422865 gene encoding GATOR complex protein Wdr59 isoform X2, whose amino-acid sequence MLASFPDSRFVGGPTLNTPAAAAAIGTDSTGCPARRSAWVREYRDLQANVMSVDWTGSWILLAGRRQLALQSIRDYEMEGEGGSPAGGLSKFPRPWKYEVSAAEWAICQNSQEYCAIATSQTIEVVTWKSGQPTIKHSLRAHTRMITDIDWHSKVPHLLASCSIDTYTHLWDLRDPRKPVLSLNAVCMSGASQVGFNRVSGNLVATAHDGDLRIWDQRKGSCPIQYITAHLSRIHGINWSHDHETSLSTASQDGTVKYFDINNPRRAEKIITTSCPVWRARYTPFADGLVTISVPHQGRGEHSLLMWNNSKQDSPICSLTGHTDVVLDFAWRRNSLSVDPELITWSRDQTIRIWRIDEDIRKLCERYPPEDDDGLIIEEGTSLSKVSSGASMKSPTREKQPSVSLQHEFSLLNPNIPHIDIEVLDPVKRTATVRISVSGYVVMLQVNFPQQYPNNGIGPEFTYCQGTSLDDQLSITLMKTLRMTASQRVKKGRTCLEQCLRALVTQLKKSTTSGDKHMRLQSPRLEGALSSALHDACVPFPKTSGARFSQVGILVTFSRPLNTKRISLKHQNTTPRALSAISGGYLGNVMGSQPILYAHRDPSVSSFYLHDRKSSRNRGSTPKVCVATVNVYDIAKILYVSRELAENYIINTSDVAGMCRHNREVAERCGGRPDLVQCWSLAEMIAAPATSTVVAADFDTDDDMLCAQNPFAKSLLESLINHFARIYDIQTAAMLCCAFGRHCPSLYELSRSSSSSSKSVNQSPSGSPYHTILPVDNTNNSNAVWTLAQQLKHLRSNSWSDSLDDCRIAGLGDINRSLLGDTNRYQYDNFKRAYAEMLYRWGLLVTRTKVLKYLSHYVDPPRCVEFVTECQHCCRIGSPACSSCRKPVLYCTLCRLPVRGAANACLNCGHGGHTEHMRIWFEKHDECATGCGCHCLRQSSALCNLN is encoded by the exons ATGCTCGCCTCTTTTCCGGATTCCCGCTTCGTGGGTGGTCCCACGCTCAACAcccccgccgccgccgccgccatcgGAACCGACTCCACCGGATGTCCTGCTCGACGGAGTGCTTGGGTACGCGAGTACCGCGACCTGCAGGCCAACGTCATGTCCGTCGACTGGACGGGCTCGTGGATATTGCTTGCCGGGAGGCGTCAGCTTGCGCTGCAATCGATCCGGGACTACGAGATGGAGGGTGAGGGCGGGAGTCCTGCCGGTGGGTTGAGTAAGTTCCCGCGGCCGTGGAAGTACGAGGTCAGTGCGGCGGAGTGGGCGATTTGTCAGAACAGTCAGGAGTACTGTGCGATCGCGACGAGTCAGACGATCGAGGTGGTGACCTGGAAGTCGGGTCAGCCGACGATTAAGCACTCGTTGAGGGCGCACACGCGGATGATTACGGACATTGATTGGCACTCGAAGGTTCCGCACCTGTTGGCGAGTTGCTCGATCGATACGTATACGCATCTGTGGGATTTGCGGGATCCGCGAAAGCCGGTTCTGTCGTTGAACGCGGTTTGCATGTCCGGAGCGAGTCAGGTTGGGTTTAATCGGGTTTCTGGGAACTTGGTGGCGACGGCTCATGATGGGGATTTGAGGATTTGGGACCAGCGGAAGGGTTCTTGTCCGATACAGTACATTACGGCGCACTTGTCACGGATTCATGGGATAAACTGGAGTCACGATCATGAGACGAGTTTGTCGACGGCGAGTCAGGATGGGACGGTCAAGTACTTTGACATAAATAACCCGAGAAGGGCGGAGAAGATCATCACGACTTCGTGTCCGGTGTGGCGAGCTCGTTACACGCCGTTTGCCGATGGGTTGGTCACGATCAGCGTGCCTCACCAGGGTCGTGGAGAGCACAGTCTGCTGATGTGGAACAACTCCAAGCAGGATTCTCCGATCTGCTCCCTTACGGGTCACACTGACGTAGTGTTGGACTTTGCCTGGCGAAGAAATAGCCTCAGCGTAGATCCGGAGCTAATCACGTGGTCTCGCGATCAAACAATCCGCATCTGGCGAATCGATGAAGATATCCGGAAGCTCTGCGAACGCTATCCTCCGGAAGATGACGACGGACTCATAATTGAGGAAGGGACTTCATTATCTAAAGTCAGCTCGGGCGCCAGCATGAAGAGTCCAACTCGCGAGAAGCAACCGTCGGTATCGCTGCAGCACGAGTTCTCTCTGCTCAACCCGAACATCCCTCACATAGACATCGAGGTGTTGGATCCGGTCAAGCGAACCGCCACAGTGAGGATCTCCGTCAGCGGGTACGTAGTCATGCTGCAGGTCAACTTTCCGCAGCAATACCCGAACAACGGCATCGGTCCGGAGTTCACCTACTGCCAGGGAACCTCGCTGGATGATCAGCTTTCGATCACCCTAATGAAGACTCTCCGGATGACCGCTAGTCAACGTGTAAAGAAAGGTCGCACCTGCCTCGAGCAATGCCTGCGAGCTCTGGTAACCCAACTCAAGAAATCCACCACCAGCGGAGACAAGCATATGCGACTACAGTCACCTCGCCTCGAAGGAGCCCTCAGCAGTGCTCTACACGACGCTTGCGTTCCTTTCCCGAAAACTTCCGGCGCTCGCTTCAGTCAGGTTGGCATCCTGGTCACCTTCTCTCGACCCCTCAACACCAAACGAATCAGCTTGAAGCACCAAAATACCACTCCAAGAGCGCTGTCCGCGATCAGCGGAGGCTACCTCGGCAACGTAATGGGCTCGCAACCGATTCTGTACGCCCACCGGGATCCTAGCGTGTCCTCGTTCTATCTACACGATCGG AAATCCTCCCGCAACCGGGGCTCCACCCCGAAAGTGTGCGTCGCCACCGTCAACGTGTACGACATCGCCAAGATCCTGTACGTGAGCCGCGAGCTGGCCGAGAACTACATCATCAACACGTCGGACGTTGCGGGCATGTGTCGGCACAACCGCGAGGTCGCGGAACGCTGCGGCGGCCGGCCCGACCTCGTCCAGTGCTGGTCGCTGGCGGAGATGATTGCGGCGCCCGCGACCTCCACGGTGGTGGCCGCCGACTTCGATACCGACGACGATATGCTGTGCGCGCAGAACCCGTTCGCCAAGAGTTTGCTCGAGTCGCT CATCAACCACTTTGCCCGGATCTACGACATCCAGACGGCGGCGATGCTGTGCTGTGCGTTTGGCCGGCACTGTCCCTCGCTGTACGAGCTGTCGCGCAGTTCCAGCTCCAGCAGCAAGTCCGTGAACCAGAGC CCAAGTGGTTCCCCGTACCACACGATCCTCCCGGTGGACAACACCAACAACTCGAACGCCGTCTGGACCCTGGCCCAGCAGCTCAAGCACCTCCGCAGCAACTCCTGGTCCGACTCGCTGGACGACTGCCGAATCGCCGGCCTCGGAGACATCAACCGCAGCCTGCTCGGCGACACCAATCGCTACCAGTACGACAACTTCAAGCGGGCGTACGCCGAAATGCTGTACCGCTGGGGTCTCCTGGTGACGCGCACCAAGGTCCTCAAGTACCTGTCGCACTACGTAGATCCACCGCGCTGTGTGGAGTTCGTGACGGAGTGTCAGCACTGCTGCCGGATCGGATCGCCCGCTTGCTCCAGCTGCCGCAAACCGGTCCTGTATTGTACGCTTTGTAGATTGCCGGTGCGAGGGGCGGCCAACGCGTGCCTGAACTGTGGCCACGGAGGACACACCGAGCACATGCGGATATGGTTCGAAAAGCACGACGAGTGTGCCACCGGATGTGGGTGCCACTGTCTGAGGCAGAGTTCGGCGTTGTGCAATTTGAATTAG
- the LOC120423019 gene encoding uncharacterized protein LOC120423019 — MMPNMLETQHPTSHPAMQQHHLEKSQQRGEKWFLHRSSAKLSVVETRLDAYLFGGRIPGITNQSTFTIPVNFPPAFNMVAAVELQPAASSGGSAKSSGVESAPLSSTAAAGSESLSAAAQKLQNYQQNQKKMQHHRGRLNRSGEYEAYAIVPLL, encoded by the exons ATGATGCCGAACATGCTAGAAACGCAGCATCCGACGTCACATCCGGCAATGCAGCAGCATCATTTGGAGAAATCGCAGCAGCGGGGAGAAAA GTGGTTTCTTCATCGGTCTTCAGCCAAACTTTCCGTTGTCGAAACCCGCTTAGATGCGTATCTTTTTGGCGGACGAATTCCCGGCATAACGAATCAGTCGACGTTTACGATTCCAGTAAACTTTCCTCCGGCGTTTAACATGGTTGCCGCCGTTGAACTTCAACCAGCGGCTAGTTCAGGAGGTTCAGCAAAATCATCCGGTGTTGAATCAGCACCGTTatcatcaacagcagcagcagggtcAGAATCCCTGTCAGCAGCAGcccaaaaactgcaaaattacCAGCAGAACCAGAAAAAGATGCAACACCATCGTGGCAGGCTGAACCGATCGGGGGAGTACGAAGCGTACGCGATTGTCCCATTGTTATAA
- the LOC120423198 gene encoding uncharacterized protein LOC120423198 has product MMALAEIADFIVNVFQLVNYLLKISIFIGKVLVEIIRNGSLLVWRVLQAIGRFMVVFYEDYAYFIEDFRCALNSFANFVIECLSAICGGLVRAVLAIGDGIVLGYHGVGELLSGRLLTVPIFTFEFVKQVLVLLGNGVWFLVTLPGQLGQGLLECFSTGLKVLEGFSRDFGAKSLEIVCRLAVFLVKDVPLQSVAGLCVLALAYMNPKCTKRVLNFCFRVVRYFYRKLLPYGRGIRRKFLNARHKISQLLIQTLRTILICFIFTRDRAVHIYDTEVRQALALIRDFFTFTQPVPPPQPHQGRIEQRDSSTSSSSASSRSSSASSERTEKQPGSGLLASIGLCIICEDNEKSVVLVPCGHLCLCKRCANQLSHYDQYCPLCRMLIHRKVEVFV; this is encoded by the exons ATGATGGCCCTCGCAGAAATCGCCGATTTCATCGTGAATGTGTTCCAGCTGGTGAATTACCTGCTCAAGATCAGCATCTTCATCGGGAAG GTGCTTGTCGAAATCATCCGGAATGGTTCGCTGCTGGTGTGGCGGGTTCTGCAGGCCATCGGGCGGTTTATGGTGGTGTTCTACGAGGACTACGCGTACTTTATCGAGGACTTCCGGTGCGCGCTGAACTCGTTTGCCAACTTCGTGATCGAGTGCCTGTCGGCGATCTGCGGTGGGCTGGTCCGGGCCGTGCTGGCCATTGGGGATGGGATTGTGTTGGGGTATCATGGGGTTGGAGAGTTGCTGTCGGGACGGTTGCTGACGGTGCCGATCTTTACGTTTGAGTTTGTGAAGCAGGTTCTGGTGCTGCTGGGGAACGGCGTCTGGTTTTTGGTCACGCTTCCCGGTCAGTTGGGGCAAGGCCTTTTGGAGTGTTTCAGCACCGGGTTGAAGGTGCTGGAAGGGTTTTCTCGAGATTTTGGGGCGAAAAGCTTGGAAATTGTTTGCCGATTGGCGGTTTTCTTGGTTAAGGATGTTCCGTTGCAATCCGTGGCGGGATTGTGCGTGCTGGCATTGGCCTACATGAACCCAAAGTGCACCAAAAGAGTTCTCAACTTTTGCTTCCGAGTTGTTCGCTACTTCTACCGCAAACTACTGCCATACGGACGCGGAATCCGGCGCAAGTTCCTCAACGCACGTCACAAGATCTCACAACTGCTCATCCAAACCCTTAGAACAATCCTCATCTGCTTCATCTTCACCCGGGACCGAGCGGTTCACATCTACGACACCGAAGTCCGGCAAGCCCTCGCCCTAATCCGGGACTTCTTCACCTTCACGCAACCAGTCCCACCTCCACAACCGCATCAAGGCCGGATCGAGCAGCGAGACTCGTCGACCTCCTCCTCATCAGCGTCCTCACGATCCTCCTCAGCCAGCTCCGAACGAACCGAAAAACAGCCGGGCTCTGGCCTGCTGGCTTCGATCGGCCTCTGCATCATCTGCGAGGACAACGAAAAGTCCGTGGTGCTCGTGCCGTGCGGCCATCTCTGTCTGTGCAAGCGCTGTGCGAACCAGCTCAGCCATTACGACCAGTACTGTCCGCTGTGCCGGATGTTGATCCACCGGAAGGTGGAGGTTTTCGTGTGA